A genomic window from Pseudoalteromonas piratica includes:
- the ribBA gene encoding bifunctional 3,4-dihydroxy-2-butanone-4-phosphate synthase/GTP cyclohydrolase II gives MGLHTAAEIIEDIRQGKMVILMDDEDRENEGDLIMASEHISADAINFMATHGRGLICLTLTQERCQQLNLPLMVSNNGAQFSTNFTMSIEAAKGVTTGISAADRARTVQAAVAKGAVPEDIVQPGHIFPIMAQPGGVLTRAGHTEAGCDLARLAGCEPSSVIVEILNPDGTMARRPDLEVFAKEHGLKMGTIADLIEYRNLNEATIERVAECKLPTEHGEFDLITYKDTIDGELHYAMKKGDVKEDDATLVRVHLQSTFNDILLSDRASDRSWTLSGAMKYIAENEGVLVILAKHENPEDLEALFKAFEAQDKGESPSVRKFQGTSRTVGVGSQILADLGIHKMRLMSMPKKYHAISGFGLEVVEYVEPK, from the coding sequence ATGGGTTTACACACTGCAGCAGAAATTATTGAAGATATCCGTCAAGGTAAAATGGTCATTCTAATGGATGACGAAGACCGTGAAAATGAAGGCGACCTAATTATGGCATCTGAGCATATCAGTGCAGATGCAATTAATTTTATGGCGACGCATGGTCGCGGTTTGATTTGTTTAACACTAACACAAGAGCGTTGTCAGCAGCTTAACTTACCGCTAATGGTAAGCAATAATGGCGCACAGTTTTCGACCAACTTTACAATGTCAATTGAAGCGGCAAAAGGCGTAACAACGGGAATTTCAGCTGCAGATCGTGCACGTACAGTGCAAGCGGCTGTTGCAAAAGGCGCAGTGCCTGAAGATATCGTTCAGCCAGGTCATATTTTCCCAATTATGGCGCAACCGGGTGGTGTATTAACCCGCGCAGGACATACTGAAGCTGGCTGTGACTTAGCACGTTTAGCTGGATGTGAGCCATCGTCAGTAATCGTAGAAATTCTTAATCCAGATGGCACCATGGCGCGCCGTCCAGACCTTGAAGTATTTGCTAAAGAACACGGTTTAAAAATGGGCACCATTGCCGATTTAATCGAGTACCGTAACTTAAATGAAGCCACGATTGAACGTGTAGCAGAATGTAAGCTACCTACAGAGCACGGTGAGTTTGACCTAATCACCTATAAAGACACCATTGACGGTGAGCTTCACTATGCGATGAAAAAAGGCGACGTTAAAGAAGACGATGCAACCTTAGTACGTGTTCATCTACAAAGTACCTTTAACGATATTTTGCTTTCAGATCGTGCATCTGATCGCAGCTGGACCCTTTCGGGTGCGATGAAATACATCGCTGAAAATGAAGGTGTATTAGTTATTTTAGCGAAACACGAAAATCCTGAAGATTTAGAAGCGTTATTTAAAGCGTTTGAAGCGCAAGACAAAGGTGAAAGCCCAAGTGTGCGTAAGTTCCAAGGCACCTCGCGCACAGTAGGTGTTGGTTCACAAATTTTGGCTGATTTAGGCATTCACAAAATGCGCCTAATGAGCATGCCGAAAAAGTATCATGCAATTTCAGGTTTCGGGCTTGAAGTGGTTGAATACGTTGAGCCGAAATAA
- a CDS encoding riboflavin synthase — MFTGIIEATGTVAAIEMISGDMRVTINSGKLDLSDVKLGDSIATNGVCLTVITLTGHGYIADVSKETLSLTNFENYQVGQTVNLEKALMPQSRLGGHLVSGHIDGIATVTRVEKNARATEYWLSAPSQLLKYIPYKGSVCIDGISLTVNEINNNEFKLTIVPHTAGETTISGFKVGSKVNLEVDQLARYLERLMMPQHESKPTSTLTHELLAQAGFMNR, encoded by the coding sequence ATGTTTACAGGCATTATAGAAGCAACCGGTACGGTGGCTGCAATTGAAATGATCTCCGGCGATATGCGCGTTACCATTAACTCCGGCAAACTGGACTTAAGCGATGTTAAATTGGGAGACAGTATTGCTACCAATGGCGTGTGTTTGACGGTTATCACCTTGACAGGTCACGGTTATATTGCTGATGTATCTAAAGAAACACTGTCTCTAACAAACTTTGAAAACTACCAAGTTGGGCAAACGGTTAATCTTGAAAAAGCCTTAATGCCACAATCGCGTTTAGGCGGCCATTTAGTCTCGGGCCATATTGATGGCATTGCGACCGTAACGCGCGTTGAAAAAAATGCCCGCGCAACAGAATACTGGCTCAGTGCGCCATCTCAATTACTTAAATACATCCCGTACAAAGGTTCGGTCTGTATTGATGGTATTAGCCTTACTGTAAACGAAATAAACAATAACGAATTTAAGCTAACTATTGTGCCGCATACCGCAGGCGAAACCACCATAAGTGGCTTTAAAGTAGGTAGCAAGGTGAATTTAGAAGTGGATCAGCTTGCGCGCTATTTAGAGCGTTTAATGATGCCACAACACGAATCAAAACCGACAAGCACTCTCACTCATGAGCTTCTAGCGCAAGCTGGCTTTATGAACCGATAA
- the ribD gene encoding bifunctional diaminohydroxyphosphoribosylaminopyrimidine deaminase/5-amino-6-(5-phosphoribosylamino)uracil reductase RibD, whose amino-acid sequence MLDSRFSERDHFFMSRAIELAKQGRFTTTPNPNVGCVLVKDNQIIGEGFHIQAGGPHAEVHALKMAGDNAKGATAYVTLEPCSHYGRTPPCAEGLINAGVSRVIAAMVDPNPEVAGRGLKMLEDAGIETDFGLLTNEAEALNLGFLKRMRTNLPYVRCKLAASLDGKTALHNGESKWITSSESRRVVQALRAESCAVLSGADTVIIDNAKLNVRFDELDELDAKHSTRQPVRVIIDSQNRLTPELALFQQESKIIIARTKLDNSHTWPHFVEQVIVKATNDKVDLPALMAMLAERSINLVLLEAGATLAGKMFEANLVDELVLFMAPKLMGHTSKSLINLPAFDAMSQVPELEIKTLKHVGQDICLHALVKRN is encoded by the coding sequence ATGTTGGATAGTCGTTTTTCTGAACGTGACCATTTTTTTATGTCACGTGCTATCGAACTGGCCAAGCAAGGTCGTTTTACCACAACACCAAACCCTAATGTGGGTTGTGTTCTAGTTAAAGATAACCAAATTATAGGTGAAGGCTTCCATATTCAGGCAGGTGGTCCTCATGCTGAGGTGCATGCGCTGAAAATGGCTGGCGATAACGCCAAAGGCGCAACTGCTTATGTTACGCTTGAGCCGTGTTCGCACTATGGTCGTACACCGCCATGTGCTGAAGGCCTAATTAACGCAGGCGTTAGCCGTGTAATTGCCGCCATGGTTGATCCAAATCCAGAAGTCGCAGGTCGCGGTTTAAAGATGCTCGAAGATGCCGGAATTGAAACCGATTTTGGATTACTAACCAATGAAGCTGAAGCACTCAATTTAGGCTTTTTAAAACGTATGCGTACCAACTTGCCATATGTACGCTGTAAGCTTGCTGCTAGCCTTGATGGCAAAACTGCATTACATAATGGCGAAAGTAAATGGATCACTTCCAGTGAATCGCGTCGTGTTGTGCAAGCACTTCGCGCTGAAAGCTGTGCGGTGCTCTCGGGTGCCGATACTGTGATTATCGATAACGCGAAATTAAATGTGCGCTTTGATGAACTCGATGAGCTAGACGCAAAACACAGTACTCGTCAGCCAGTGCGTGTAATTATTGACTCACAAAACCGTCTCACACCTGAACTCGCGTTATTTCAGCAAGAATCTAAAATTATTATTGCTCGCACAAAGCTTGATAATTCGCATACTTGGCCGCATTTCGTTGAACAAGTAATAGTGAAAGCTACAAATGACAAAGTTGATTTACCCGCATTAATGGCAATGCTAGCAGAGCGAAGCATCAACTTAGTCTTGCTCGAGGCTGGAGCAACCTTGGCTGGCAAAATGTTTGAAGCAAACTTGGTGGACGAACTTGTGTTGTTTATGGCGCCCAAACTGATGGGGCACACTAGTAAAAGTTTAATCAATTTGCCAGCGTTTGACGCCATGTCGCAAGTTCCAGAACTTGAAATTAAAACCCTTAAGCATGTAGGGCAGGATATTTGTCTACATGCATTGGTAAAAAGAAATTAA
- the nrdR gene encoding transcriptional regulator NrdR — protein MHCPFCTANDTKVIDSRLVGGGHQVRRRRECNECHERFTTFEGAELVMPHVIKQDGSREPFNEDKLRNGLRRALEKRPVSTEQVEEVVHQIKSQLRATGEREVASKTVGEFIMEALKKLDKVAYVRFASVYRSFEDIKEFGEEIARLGE, from the coding sequence ATGCATTGTCCATTTTGTACAGCTAATGACACTAAGGTAATAGACTCACGTTTAGTCGGTGGTGGTCATCAGGTGCGTCGTCGTCGCGAATGCAATGAATGCCATGAACGTTTTACTACTTTTGAGGGCGCAGAACTGGTAATGCCCCATGTAATTAAACAAGATGGCAGTCGCGAACCGTTTAATGAAGACAAACTGCGCAATGGGTTACGCCGTGCACTCGAAAAACGCCCTGTTAGCACTGAGCAAGTCGAAGAGGTGGTGCATCAAATAAAATCACAACTCCGTGCGACAGGTGAGCGTGAAGTAGCCAGTAAAACAGTGGGTGAATTTATTATGGAAGCGCTGAAAAAACTCGATAAAGTGGCCTATGTACGCTTTGCTTCCGTATATCGCTCATTTGAAGATATTAAAGAATTTGGCGAAGAAATTGCGCGTTTGGGTGAATAA
- the glyA gene encoding serine hydroxymethyltransferase codes for MLERSMNISDFDPELFGAMEKEKQRQEEHIELIASENYCSPRVLEAQGSQLTNKYAEGYPYKRYYGGCEHVDVVEQLAIDRANELFGTDYANVQPHAGSQANAAVFQALLQPGDTVLGMSLAHGGHLTHGSHVNFSGKTYNAVQYGLNEETGEIDYAQVEALALEHKPKMIIGGFSAYSGIVDWAKFREIADKVGAYLLVDMAHVAGLVAAGVYPSPVPFAHVVTTTTHKTLAGPRGGLIVSNCGDEEIYKKLNSAVFPGGQGGPLCHVIAAKAVAFKEALEPEFKAYQTQVVKNAQAMVEVFKARGYDVVSGKTDNHLFLLDLINKDITGKDADAALGNAYITVNKNSVPNDPRSPFVTSGLRIGSPAITRRGFKEAEAKELTGWICDVLDNIEDTKVQDEVREKVKAICAKHPVYA; via the coding sequence ATGTTAGAACGTAGCATGAATATCTCGGATTTTGATCCAGAACTATTTGGCGCAATGGAAAAAGAAAAGCAGCGTCAAGAAGAGCACATCGAACTTATCGCGTCTGAAAACTACTGTAGCCCGCGTGTACTTGAAGCACAAGGTTCTCAGTTAACTAACAAATACGCGGAAGGTTACCCTTACAAACGTTATTATGGTGGTTGTGAGCACGTTGATGTTGTTGAGCAATTAGCAATTGATCGCGCAAACGAATTATTTGGTACTGACTACGCAAACGTACAACCGCATGCGGGTTCACAAGCGAACGCAGCGGTATTCCAAGCGTTACTTCAGCCTGGCGACACAGTTTTAGGTATGAGCCTTGCACACGGCGGTCACCTAACTCACGGTTCACACGTGAACTTCTCAGGTAAAACGTACAACGCTGTTCAGTACGGCCTAAATGAAGAAACTGGCGAAATCGACTACGCACAAGTTGAAGCGCTAGCACTTGAGCACAAGCCTAAAATGATCATCGGTGGTTTCTCAGCATACTCAGGTATTGTTGATTGGGCTAAATTCCGTGAAATCGCAGACAAAGTAGGCGCTTACCTATTAGTTGATATGGCACACGTTGCAGGTCTTGTTGCTGCTGGCGTTTACCCAAGCCCAGTACCATTTGCACACGTTGTTACAACAACGACACACAAAACATTAGCAGGTCCTCGTGGTGGTCTAATTGTGTCTAACTGTGGTGACGAAGAGATTTACAAAAAGTTAAACTCTGCGGTATTCCCAGGTGGCCAAGGTGGTCCTTTATGTCACGTTATTGCTGCTAAAGCAGTTGCATTTAAAGAAGCGCTAGAGCCTGAGTTCAAAGCATACCAAACACAAGTTGTTAAAAATGCTCAAGCGATGGTTGAAGTATTCAAAGCACGTGGCTACGACGTTGTTTCTGGTAAAACAGACAACCACCTATTCTTACTTGATCTAATCAACAAAGATATCACAGGTAAAGATGCTGACGCGGCACTAGGTAATGCATACATCACAGTTAACAAAAACTCAGTACCTAACGACCCACGTTCACCATTCGTAACGTCAGGTCTACGTATTGGTTCACCTGCTATCACGCGTCGTGGCTTTAAAGAAGCAGAAGCAAAAGAGTTAACAGGCTGGATCTGTGATGTACTAGACAACATCGAAGATACTAAAGTACAAGACGAAGTACGTGAGAAAGTTAAAGCAATTTGTGCGAAACACCCTGTATACGCATAA
- a CDS encoding patatin-like phospholipase family protein, with translation MLAIRKMPVVLLIFFLIVSLPVLAKTQPKIGLVLGGGGAKGGAHIGVLKVLEQNNVKIDYIAGTSIGAYVGGMYALGYSADEIEAFMLNEDWDQGYSDDIPRQDLRYRDKELRDTYNLQLNLGIREGAIKSSKGFLVGQSMGRLLRNSTRTVHLFDDFDQLAIPYRAIATDLSTSEAVILSSGSIVKAMQASASVPGAVQPTEIDGRLLVDGGIANNLPIDVVKSMGADIVIVVDIGASLASSNQFTSTVEVLGQLSTILTNASTQWQKRQLTEHDIYIRPDIDDLSTTDWADLPESFTRGRLAAEHVQDKIAALGVPQVEFEAYLNTKQQRSENWFKPLRNAILAISLDNQSAINNKIILQHFALKPGDSPSEHDIQLAVNRVYALDEFERVETEFKDTEQGRVLVLKTVGKSWGPNYIDFGANYQSDVTVNSVLSLDMAYTRSALNEYGGEWRTELSLGFEEYLATELYQPLNAEDDFYARTRLGFIRNRYTLQTVTQAYFDLDKNYLTGIAALGYNFNNYWRLEAGVLKDKGTLEQKSIVNEKFDYDQSAFFSTLMFDNLDSISFPTKGNRLRIYFARAKEAYDDVLDPADNRMSTKFKIDWRGAFSLRHHAFVGTASYAEYDSDGAFTANTEQLGGFLNLSGYGKNVLIGPKKAFAAAIYQYDLGRDILNMTSMPLYLGISAEAGNVWQVQQDIDLQDLIFASSLFVGTDTRFGPAAVGFGVTDNNESTFFISLGKHW, from the coding sequence ATGTTAGCCATTCGCAAAATGCCCGTTGTTCTGTTGATTTTCTTTTTGATTGTTAGCCTACCAGTGCTTGCTAAAACGCAACCTAAAATAGGGTTAGTGCTTGGCGGTGGTGGTGCCAAAGGTGGTGCCCATATCGGCGTGCTTAAAGTATTAGAGCAAAATAATGTAAAGATTGACTATATTGCAGGCACTAGTATTGGCGCGTATGTTGGTGGCATGTATGCCCTTGGTTACTCAGCAGATGAAATAGAAGCCTTTATGCTTAACGAAGATTGGGATCAGGGTTATTCCGATGACATCCCTCGCCAAGACCTTCGTTACCGTGATAAAGAATTAAGAGATACTTATAATTTACAGCTTAATTTAGGCATACGTGAAGGCGCAATTAAATCATCCAAAGGGTTTTTGGTTGGGCAGAGTATGGGCCGGTTACTGCGTAATTCCACGCGTACAGTGCATTTGTTTGATGACTTTGACCAGTTGGCGATTCCATATCGCGCAATAGCCACTGATTTAAGCACCAGTGAAGCTGTTATCCTCAGTTCAGGCAGCATTGTCAAAGCGATGCAAGCATCGGCATCTGTACCCGGTGCCGTTCAACCAACTGAAATTGATGGCCGCTTATTGGTCGATGGCGGGATTGCTAATAACCTACCGATTGATGTAGTAAAAAGTATGGGAGCGGATATTGTTATTGTGGTGGATATCGGTGCGTCTTTAGCATCAAGCAATCAATTTACCTCGACGGTGGAAGTGCTCGGTCAATTGTCAACCATACTGACCAACGCATCGACCCAATGGCAAAAACGTCAACTTACTGAACACGATATTTACATTCGACCAGATATAGATGATTTAAGCACGACAGATTGGGCTGATTTACCAGAATCCTTTACTCGAGGCCGTCTTGCCGCAGAGCATGTACAAGATAAAATTGCGGCTCTTGGTGTGCCGCAAGTCGAGTTTGAGGCATATTTAAATACCAAACAACAGCGCAGTGAAAACTGGTTTAAACCTTTAAGAAACGCAATTTTAGCAATTTCTCTAGATAATCAATCAGCAATAAATAATAAAATTATTTTGCAGCACTTTGCATTAAAACCAGGCGATTCACCCTCCGAACATGATATTCAATTAGCGGTTAATCGTGTTTACGCATTAGATGAGTTTGAACGTGTTGAAACTGAATTTAAAGACACCGAACAGGGGCGGGTTTTAGTGCTTAAAACGGTGGGGAAGTCGTGGGGACCAAATTACATTGATTTTGGTGCTAATTACCAAAGTGATGTTACGGTAAACTCAGTGTTATCTTTGGACATGGCCTATACACGCTCGGCGCTTAATGAATATGGCGGGGAGTGGCGCACAGAATTATCACTCGGCTTCGAGGAATATCTTGCAACTGAATTATATCAACCGCTTAATGCAGAAGATGATTTTTATGCTCGCACACGCCTTGGCTTTATTCGAAATCGCTACACCTTACAAACGGTTACACAAGCATACTTTGATCTTGATAAAAATTACCTTACAGGCATTGCTGCCCTTGGTTATAACTTCAATAACTACTGGCGCTTGGAAGCGGGTGTTTTAAAAGATAAGGGTACGCTTGAACAGAAATCCATAGTAAATGAGAAGTTTGATTATGATCAGAGCGCTTTTTTCAGCACATTAATGTTTGATAATTTAGACAGTATAAGCTTTCCAACCAAAGGGAATCGTTTACGTATTTATTTTGCAAGAGCAAAAGAAGCCTATGATGATGTACTTGACCCTGCGGATAATCGCATGAGCACAAAGTTTAAAATAGATTGGCGAGGTGCTTTTTCCCTTCGGCATCATGCTTTTGTAGGCACTGCATCTTATGCCGAATACGACTCTGACGGTGCATTTACGGCGAATACAGAGCAGCTGGGCGGCTTCTTAAATCTATCTGGATACGGCAAAAATGTATTAATTGGCCCGAAAAAGGCATTTGCGGCGGCCATTTACCAGTATGATCTTGGACGCGATATATTAAATATGACAAGTATGCCTCTCTATTTAGGTATCAGCGCAGAAGCGGGGAATGTGTGGCAGGTGCAACAGGATATCGATTTACAAGATTTAATCTTTGCCAGTAGTTTGTTTGTTGGCACCGATACCCGATTTGGGCCCGCAGCTGTCGGTTTTGGTGTAACAGATAACAATGAAAGTACTTTTTTTATCTCCTTGGGCAAACACTGGTAG
- the ettA gene encoding energy-dependent translational throttle protein EttA: MPLPDKFIYTMHRVSKVVPPKRTILKDISLSFFPGAKIGVLGLNGAGKSTLLRIMAGVDTEFEGEARAFPDTKIGYLPQEPILDENKTVRETVEEALSEVTNALARLDEVYAEYAMDGADFDALAKEQGELEAIIQAHDGHNLDNALERAADALRLPEWDTPIKVLSGGERRRVAICRLLLEKPDMLLLDEPTNHLDAESVAWLERFLHDYEGTVVAITHDRYFLDNVAGWILELDRGEGIPWEGNYSSWLEQKDARLKQEEKAEKARQKSIAQELEWVRSNPKGRQAKSKARMAQFSELQHSDYQKRNETNELFIPPGPRLGDKVLEVSNIKKGYGDRVLIDDLSFSVPKGAIVGIIGANGAGKSTLFRMLSGQETPDAGNFELGETVQLATVDQFRDDLDGSKTVFQELSEGQDILKIGNFEIPSRAYVSRFNFKGNDQQKFVKDLSGGERNRLHLAKLLKAGGNMILLDEPTNDLDVETLRALENAILEFPGCVMCISHDRWFLDRIATHILDYRDEGQVNFFEGNYTEYEAWLKKTLGAEAAQPKRIKYKKIG; encoded by the coding sequence ATGCCTTTACCGGATAAGTTTATCTACACGATGCACCGTGTTAGTAAAGTAGTACCGCCAAAGCGTACTATTTTAAAAGATATTTCGCTTTCATTTTTCCCTGGCGCAAAAATTGGTGTGCTTGGTTTAAACGGTGCAGGTAAATCTACCTTGCTGCGCATTATGGCCGGTGTTGATACCGAGTTTGAAGGTGAAGCACGCGCGTTCCCTGATACCAAAATTGGCTACTTACCTCAGGAGCCAATATTAGACGAAAATAAAACTGTTCGCGAAACAGTTGAAGAAGCACTTTCTGAAGTGACAAATGCCCTTGCACGTTTAGATGAAGTTTACGCTGAATACGCAATGGACGGTGCAGATTTTGACGCATTGGCAAAAGAGCAAGGTGAACTTGAAGCAATTATTCAAGCACACGATGGTCACAACCTAGATAATGCTCTAGAGCGTGCAGCCGATGCCCTTCGTTTACCAGAATGGGATACGCCGATTAAAGTACTTTCAGGTGGTGAGCGTCGCCGTGTGGCAATTTGTCGTTTATTACTTGAAAAGCCAGACATGCTTCTACTCGACGAACCAACTAACCACTTAGATGCCGAATCAGTTGCATGGTTAGAGCGTTTCTTACACGATTACGAAGGTACTGTTGTGGCGATTACCCACGACCGTTATTTCCTTGATAACGTTGCTGGTTGGATCTTAGAGCTTGACCGTGGTGAAGGTATTCCATGGGAAGGTAATTACTCGTCATGGCTTGAACAAAAAGATGCGCGTTTGAAGCAAGAAGAAAAAGCGGAGAAAGCTCGTCAGAAATCAATTGCGCAAGAACTTGAGTGGGTGCGTTCTAACCCGAAAGGTCGCCAAGCTAAATCGAAAGCACGTATGGCGCAATTCTCAGAACTACAACATTCTGATTATCAAAAACGTAACGAGACAAACGAGCTCTTTATTCCTCCAGGTCCTCGCCTAGGTGATAAAGTACTTGAAGTGAGTAACATCAAAAAGGGTTACGGCGACCGTGTACTGATTGATGATTTAAGCTTCTCTGTACCAAAAGGAGCTATCGTCGGAATTATCGGTGCTAACGGTGCAGGTAAATCAACTTTATTCCGTATGTTGAGTGGTCAAGAAACACCAGATGCAGGTAACTTTGAACTTGGCGAAACGGTTCAGCTTGCAACGGTTGATCAGTTCCGTGATGACTTAGATGGTTCAAAAACAGTATTCCAAGAACTATCAGAAGGCCAAGATATTCTAAAAATTGGTAACTTTGAAATTCCAAGCCGTGCTTATGTATCGCGCTTTAACTTTAAAGGCAATGACCAACAGAAATTCGTCAAAGACTTATCGGGTGGTGAGCGTAACCGTCTTCACTTAGCCAAGCTTCTAAAAGCTGGCGGTAACATGATCTTACTCGATGAGCCTACCAATGACCTAGACGTTGAAACATTACGTGCTCTTGAGAATGCCATTTTAGAATTCCCAGGCTGTGTAATGTGTATCTCGCACGACCGTTGGTTCCTTGACCGTATTGCGACGCACATTCTTGATTACCGTGATGAAGGCCAAGTTAATTTCTTTGAAGGTAACTACACAGAATACGAAGCATGGCTTAAGAAAACGCTTGGTGCAGAAGCTGCGCAACCAAAACGTATTAAGTACAAGAAAATCGGTTAA
- a CDS encoding rhomboid family intramembrane serine protease, with translation MTKRCPKCVNVALEVTHYCGEEIDVCRQCGGLWFEKNQVNRMIEEINDGPIGECYSHHFGEPQGCTELNCPDCGSHLEAVHLLKDYETELDICRKCDGSWIDKDELTSVENSPELRGALDELNKTVSWKTYLFQFLTQMPVEYNIKTRSKPWVNWSLIALNIIIFCAYFFDVSSFNYVLENFALRPLDVNNGQEIWTLLTCVFLHGSVMHLVGNMYFLYIIGDNLEDALGHKKYLAYYLICGLGASLFSLLMSQNPSIPSVGASGAIAGLFGMYLMWFRHASLTFMFIIYQKKLSAVWFFAIWIAINIFGLVALQDGVDYGAHIGGFVVGLIIGYLLKEKVLAENPLIKLLNQPEAVLKR, from the coding sequence ATGACTAAACGTTGCCCAAAGTGCGTAAATGTTGCACTTGAAGTTACCCATTATTGCGGTGAAGAAATAGATGTGTGTCGCCAGTGTGGTGGTCTATGGTTTGAGAAGAACCAAGTTAATCGCATGATTGAAGAGATTAATGATGGCCCAATTGGCGAATGCTACAGCCATCATTTTGGCGAGCCTCAAGGCTGCACTGAATTAAACTGTCCTGACTGCGGCAGTCATTTAGAAGCGGTGCATTTATTAAAAGATTATGAAACCGAGCTCGATATTTGTCGCAAATGTGATGGTAGCTGGATTGATAAGGACGAACTCACATCAGTCGAAAATAGTCCTGAGTTACGAGGAGCGCTTGATGAACTTAACAAAACAGTGTCATGGAAGACGTATTTATTCCAATTTCTAACGCAAATGCCGGTTGAATATAATATTAAAACTAGGTCAAAGCCTTGGGTTAATTGGTCTCTCATTGCACTTAATATAATCATTTTCTGCGCCTATTTTTTCGATGTAAGCAGTTTTAACTATGTGTTAGAAAACTTTGCTCTAAGGCCGCTCGATGTTAATAATGGCCAAGAAATTTGGACTTTACTTACCTGTGTTTTTTTACATGGCTCAGTAATGCACTTAGTCGGTAATATGTACTTTTTATATATTATTGGTGACAATTTAGAAGATGCCTTAGGCCATAAAAAGTACTTAGCGTATTACTTAATATGTGGCTTAGGTGCTTCATTATTTAGTTTGTTAATGTCACAAAATCCAAGTATTCCATCAGTTGGGGCAAGTGGAGCCATCGCAGGTTTATTCGGTATGTATTTAATGTGGTTTAGACACGCTAGCTTGACCTTTATGTTTATTATTTATCAGAAAAAGCTCAGCGCGGTTTGGTTCTTTGCTATTTGGATCGCGATAAATATTTTTGGCTTAGTTGCACTGCAAGATGGCGTAGATTATGGCGCGCATATTGGCGGATTTGTTGTGGGCCTAATTATTGGTTACTTGTTAAAAGAGAAGGTGCTTGCTGAAAATCCATTAATAAAACTACTTAACCAGCCTGAAGCAGTATTAAAACGTTAG
- a CDS encoding PilZ domain-containing protein, whose product MQERRQFTRIIYRTPATLNYQGVDYSAELLDLSLKGALIKKPSNWPAACDLDISATLSFQLSSSDIEIEMLVALAHVENSQLGLRCEQIEIDSVTHLKRLIELNMGDEEELYRELEHLSGLAD is encoded by the coding sequence ATGCAAGAAAGACGACAGTTCACCCGGATTATTTATCGCACCCCTGCCACCTTAAATTATCAAGGTGTAGATTACAGTGCTGAGCTTTTAGATCTTTCGCTTAAAGGCGCTTTGATAAAAAAACCCAGTAACTGGCCAGCGGCATGTGATCTTGATATAAGTGCAACCTTGTCATTTCAACTATCAAGCAGTGATATTGAAATTGAAATGCTCGTTGCGCTCGCGCACGTCGAAAATTCGCAATTAGGTTTGCGTTGCGAGCAAATTGAAATTGACAGTGTGACACATTTAAAACGTTTAATTGAACTTAACATGGGAGATGAGGAAGAGCTTTATCGTGAGCTTGAACATTTATCAGGGTTAGCAGATTAA
- a CDS encoding DUF350 domain-containing protein, with product MIMDSLAGFVPFLLYFALGYALIFAFIFIYTLVTPHCEWTLMKQNNRTAAIAFAGAFLGFTLPVASAAINSVSLIDFAIWGVIAGVMQLVTFFAVKIYMPKITERINKDELSAGIFLAVASLATGILNAACMTY from the coding sequence ATGATTATGGATTCACTGGCGGGCTTTGTTCCGTTTTTACTTTATTTTGCCCTTGGATATGCATTAATTTTCGCATTTATCTTTATCTATACACTGGTAACTCCACACTGCGAATGGACACTAATGAAGCAAAACAATCGCACCGCGGCAATCGCTTTTGCTGGCGCGTTTTTAGGCTTTACACTGCCGGTTGCCAGTGCCGCAATTAACTCTGTTTCTCTGATTGATTTCGCTATTTGGGGTGTGATTGCAGGTGTTATGCAGCTAGTAACCTTCTTCGCAGTAAAAATTTATATGCCAAAAATCACTGAACGCATCAATAAAGATGAGTTAAGCGCTGGTATTTTCTTAGCCGTCGCCTCACTTGCGACGGGGATTTTAAATGCTGCCTGTATGACATACTAG